The Flavobacterium johnsoniae genomic sequence TAGCCACAGTCGGCGCCTTCATCATTAAGGAATATCCTGAGGGGGTTGCGGTAATGCTTTTTTACGCCGTGGGGGAAGTTTTCCAGACCCTTGCAGTATCAAGGGCACAGCGCAACATCAAAAGCCTTCTGGACCAGAGGCCCGATGAAGTGACGATCATTTCAGACGGAAAGGCGAAAACCATCAAAGCCGAACAGGCCCAGATAGGGGATATCATCCAGCTGAAACCTGGGGAAAAGCTTGGCCTTGACGGCGAGCTTTTAACCGACAGCGCTTCATTCAATACGGCGGCCCTTACAGGAGAAAGCAAGCCGGACACCAAATCCAAAGGCGAGGCGGTCCTGGCGGGAATGATCAATCTCAACGTGGCGGCACAGGTGAAAGTCACCGCGGCCTTTACCGACAGCAAGCTCAGCAGAATACTGGAACTTGTACAGAATGCGACCTCGCAGAAGGCTCCGACAGAACTGTTCATCCGCAGGTTTGCCAAGATCTATACGCCTATTGTGGTTTTTCTGGCTATCGGAATCTGCCTTCTGCCTTATTTCTTTGCGGACAATTATGATTTCAGCAGCTGGCTTTACAGGGCTCTTGTCTTTCTGGTAATTTCCTGTCCGTGCGCGCTTGTCATTTCCATACCGCTGGGCTATTTCGGCGGAATCGGTGCGGCGAGCCGCAACGGGATACTGTTCAAAGGGAGCAATTTCCTTGACGTGATGGCCTCGATCCAGAACGTGGTGATGGACAAGACCGGAACGATGACAGAAGGGGTATTCAAAGTGCAGGAGACTGTCTTCAAGCCTGAGTTTGACAAGGATGAGATCCTGAAAATGGTCAATGCGGTGGAGAGCCAGAGCTCGCATCCTGTTGCTACGGCAATCCATGAATACGTGGGTGAGGTTGACAGCTCGATAAAACTGGAAAGCACCGAGGAAATTGCGGGCCACGGACTGAAGGCGGTGATCGGCGGCAAGGAGCTGCTTGCGGGTAACTTCAAGCTGATGGACAAGTTCGGGATTTCCTATGATGTTGATCCGGCTTCGATAGTATACACGACAATCGCGGTAAGCTACGACAAAAAGTATGTCGGGTATATCACAATTGCGGACACCATCAAGGAAGACTCGCAGCTGACCATAGACCTGCTGCACAAGCTGAATATCAAAGCGACGATGCTCAGCGGGGACAAGGGAAGCGTTGTGAAATTTGTAGCCGACAAACTGGGCATCGATAATGCCTACGGCGACCTTCTGCCGGAAGACAAGGTTAACAAGGTGAAGGAGATCAAGGCGCAGTATGGAACGGTTGCCTTTGTCGGTGACGGGGTGAACGATGCGCCTGTGGTTGCGCTCAGCGATGCGGGCATCGCAATGGGCGGGCTGGGAAGCGATGCGACCATCGAAACGGCCGATGTCGTGATACAGGACGACAAGCCTTCAAAAATTCCCATGGCCATCAATATCGGCAGACAGACCAAGAAAATCGTATGGCAGAACATCACTCTGGCTTTCGTAGTGAAGGGCGTAGTGCTCGTTCTCGGAGCAGGCGGACTGGCCACGATGTGGGAAGCCGTATTTGCCGATGTGGGCGTATCGCTGATTGCGATTCTGAATGCCGTGCGCATCCAGAAAATGAAATTCTAAATTGGATAATGCAGAAATCCTAAAGACTTAAATCCAAAAGATTTAATGCCATCATTCAGCTGCCGGCCAAATGATATCCGCTTACGGATAATCATCTGGCTCTGACGGCAGGGATTCTTTGTGCCCTTATCCAATCGTAATATCCATCAGAAATGCCTGCCGCAAACGCACAGGCAGAAATATCAAACGTGCAGTTTTACCGGCAGTTCATGGTAATGCAATGCCGTATCTGCAGGTATAGCGCATTGAATCGAATTTTATGCGAAATGAAAAAACGAAAGAAGAAATACTATCCAAATATACAGAAGACATCGAGGGGACAGAAGGGCAGGCCGGTTAGAAAGAAGAACAGGTATTCTGCTGTCAATATCGGAAAAACGATCATACTGGCAATTCTGGGAATTGTGATTGTTCTTGGAATTTTTGCCAGGGCAAGACATTTTATCCTGTACCATGTGCAGGACAGGCCGCATGAGCAGGCCAACGGGAAATTGACCAATGAAGGCGCCGGACGCCTGCCCGCGTCCCCGAAATAAAAAATCTGAAAAAAACTTTATAGAAGGTGAATTGTTAATTCAAAACCGCAGGCTTTTTCGAAGGTTCTGCGGTTTATTCTATAAAAAAAAATAAACCGGGCATTAAAACCAAATGATTTGCAGAATATGAAAAAGTATGCCAATATTTCCAATGTAATCCTTACCATTCTAAGGGACAATCCTGATCGTGATTTTGCTCTGGAGGAGCTTTCGGGCTTAATTTTTCCGACAGATCCGATACAAGAGGAGAAGCATAACCAGGCAGCCGTTCTGGATGTGCTGATTTTTCTGGACGACCAGAAAATGATTTTTCTGGATTTTGAGACGGATCGCTCTAGGCTTGCCAAATAAAACTGATAAGATCAAGGGCGGCAGCCCGTATTTCCGGAGAGCCTTCCCCGAAGGGAAGGCAGTTCCGGAAAAGCCTAATTAAGCTTTCAGACCAGCACGCTGAGTACGGCAGGCTCTGCCGAAATTCTGCAGGTGTTGGTCCTTAATTTATAATGCTCCCCGTCGATCTGCGCGTCGGTGAAGATCTTCATGGGCATTTCGATCTGCAGGCTCTTCACCAGATGGTGCTGTGCCTTTTTGAATCTGCTGACCGATCGGGTCAGTATGCGGTATCCAAGGGCTATTTTTTCGAAAAAGGAAAGCTCCGGAATGAGGACCAGGTCAAGCTTTCCGTCGGTCAGCATCGCATCGGGGGTAAGGGTCATATTATATCCCATTTCATTGGAATTGGAAACAAAGACCATAAAGGGCTTTATTGGTATGACCCTGTCATCAAAGGATACGATGGCCGGCTGCGCGCTGTACTCGAAAGTTGAGGCAACCGCGGCCCTGACATAGGAAAAAAGCATCCTTTTTCCCGAATGCTCATACTTTCTGATGATCATTGCGTCGATGCCGATGCCGGTGTTGCTGAAAAAATAATGCTGGTTGATTCTTCCCGCATCGATTCTTATCTTTCTTCCTTCCCTGATCACTTCAAGCGATTTTCCGATATCATGAGGTATGTTGAGATGCGACGCAAGGCCGTTTCCAGACCCCAGCGGGATGATTCCCAGCTTCACATCGGTGCCGATCAGGCAGGAAGCCACCTCATTTATGGTTCCGTCGCCTCCGCAGGCCACGATGATGTCGGGATTCTGCTGCAGCGCCTTCTGGGTGAGGACAAGCGCGTGCTTTCTGCTCATGGTGTAATCAGTGCTGATCTTATACCGGTCAGAGGGAAAAAACTGCCTGATGTAAAAATCGGGCAGGCTGTGGCGTCCTCCGCCGGAGACGGGGTTTATGATGAAATGTATATAGATCATTGCTTATTTTAAAAGTTTGTTTGTAAAAAGGTAATCAGCGGTCTGGTACCAGGCGATGGTCTCTTCAAGAAAGGGCCTGTCCATCGGAAGGGGGCTCAGGCTGTTGTCCGATTTTTTCCAGCTGTAGAAGGCCTGCCTCTTCTGGTCGGAGAGTATCATCACCCGGCTGCCCTTCATGAGCGCGAGCTTGCGGTATGTTCCCAGGAATGCGCGCTGCTCGAAATCGGGGTCAAGGATGTCCCTGCCGAAGAAATCGGATTCGTAGTGCCATTTGAACATCGAAAATACGGTAGGCCAGAGATCGATCTGCGAGCACTGCTTATCCACCTTGCGGCTTGCCGTTTCGGGCATATTCACAATAAAGGCGGGGATATGGTAGTTGGCAATGTCTATCTCATCCTTTCCTGCGCTGCTGGCGCAGTGGTCGGCAACGACAATGAAGACGGTATTCCTGTACCAGGGCTTTTTGGACGCCTGGGCAAAGAGCCTTTTCAGGGCATAGTCGGCATACTTGACAGCCCCCTCGCGTCCCGTTCCGGACGGGATGTCAATGCGGCCCGAAGGATAGGTGTAGGGCCTGTGGTTGGAGGTGGTCATCACGAAATTCAGGAACGGTTTTCCCTGCTTATGCTTCTGGTCGGCAGTGCTGATCATTTTATTGAAAATATCTTCATCGCAGATTCCCCATGCATTTTCAAAGGTGACCTCGCTGTCTGCGATATTATGCCTCACTGTGCTGATGCGGTCGCTGAGCACGCTTCCGCGCCCGCGGTCATAAATGCTGAAGCCGTTGCCTCCGAAATAGGAGTTCATGTTGTCGAAATAGCCGTCGCCGCCGTAAAAAAAGCTGCAGTCATAGTTCTTGGACCTGAAGACATTGCTGATGGTGTACAGGTCTTGGTTTTCCGGCCTTTTGACGATCGACTGGCCCGGAGTGGGAGGAATGCAGAGCGTCAATGCTTCCATGCCCCTTACCGTTCTGGTGCCCGTGGCATACATGCCGGTGAAGAAAACGCTCTTCTGGGCAAGGCTGTCCAGGAAAGGGGTCAGGTTCTGCCTGTTTCCGAATTCGGCCATAAAATCCGCACTGAAGCTTTCCATGAGGATAAAGACCACGTTGCTGCGCTGCAGCGGAGACTGGGCGTCCTTTATGCTGCGGTGGATCGAATACCCTGTGGAGGCAAAGGATACCGTGCTGTCTGCCAGTTTTGATTTGACTATGCTGAACGCGCGGTCATTGCCGATGGAGGTGTAAAACTGCTCATACTTCATCTGGTTATTGCGGAAAGCGGCAAAAAAGGAATAGATCCCCGATTTGGAAATTTCGGAATTGTAGCGGTTTGGCGACCATTCGGCCTGGCTGCTGGAGATAAAAGTGATATAAAATGATGCCGCCGCCGTGAAGAGCAGCAATATGGAAACCCTCTTCACTATGTCCGTGTTGCGGGCGAATGCGGCGGCAAAGGCCTTTGATCTGTGGAAAAACAAAAGCACCATAGCCGTTACTGCCGCCACTGATACAATCAGAAGGGGAAGCGGATAGGACTCCTGTATATTGGCAATGACCTCGTAGGTGTAGATCAGATAGTCCACCGCAATGAAATTGAAGCGGGTCCTGAATTCCTCCCAGAAGGTGATTTCGGCCAGAAAGGTGAAAACCAGTATGAAGACATTCAGCGCCGTAAAGAACCAGATTATAATCCTGTCGGCCAGCGAGCCGGTCCATCTGCCCGCAAAAACGGTATAGTACAGAACGGCAGGGTAAGAAATCAGCGCAATGGTTCCGATATCAAAAAAAAGCCCTGTCAGCAGCGTGCGGATGACATCAAAAATGCTTAGCGAAACCTGGCCATGCTGCCAGATGAAAAGGATGATGCGCAGCAGCTGCGAAAACAGCAGAAACCATAAAATAAAATGAACCAGCAGCGCGTATCTGCCGGTTCTCAAAGACAATTTACCCATAACTCAATAATAACTCAGCAAAGTTTACATTGCAATGTTGTAGTCATTCTGAATTTTTGGTTTTTATTAAGAAATATTAACCCTGTTTATGAAAAAAAGCGCATTGCAGCCTGCAGCGCCGACCTGTTAAGACCCCAGCGGAAACGGCCTGCACAAGCAGATGCAGACTCTAGAACTTGACGCTGAAGCAGTGGAAATCGTTGTAATAGGAGTAGGAGATCTTCCATCCGCTTATCTCGGTTATCTTCCTGATGATGGCCAGACCCAGCCCGCTGCCGTTTGCCGAGGCGCCGCCGCTGAAAAAACGTCCGAAGAGCTTCTCAATGGGAAGCGGTTCGGCTTTTCCGGTGTTGAGGACCATCAGCTCGCGGTCCAGAGTCCTGATTATGATATTTCCCTCGGTGCGGTTATGGCGGATGGCATTAAGCACCAAATTGTTGATCAGGATTTCGGCAAGGACCGGGTTTGCTTCTATTTCGAGCCTCTGGGACAGCTGCACATTGACGGCGACCCATTTCTGGCCGGCCTGCTCCGTAAAGAAGTCCAGATGCTTTTCTATATGCTCATTGACGGAAAGGCTGGTTTTTTCCAAATAGATCTCATGCTCTATTTTGGAGAGCAGCAGCAGATTTTTATTGAGCCTGTTGAGCTTTGCCACATCCCTGCTCAATGCTCCCAGCACGCGTGTCTGGTCCCTGTCGAGCCGCATCTGGAAAAGGGTGTCGATCTTGTTCTGGAACAGCGCCAGGGGAGTCTGCAGCTCATGGGCGGCATTTTCGACAAACTCCCGCTGGCTTTTGTAGATGGCCGTATTTTTTTCGATCAGCGCCTCAAGGCTTCTGTTCAGGCGTTCAAATTCGTCGATGTCAGTCTCCAGGAAATGAGGGGGCTTGTTCTTGTCGATCTCAAATTCATGGATCTGGTCCAGGGTGTCATAGAAGGGCTTCCACCGCTTGGAGGCCGTCTTTTTGGAGAGCCATACAATGCCGAGGAAAAGCACCAGAAGGATAAAGGTGAACATGCCTGCGATGGTGAAAACCATCCTTTCCATTTCCAGAAGGTGGATCTTTTCGGTATACGTGTATTTTTTGCCGGCAATTTCCACAGGGGCGTATATGATTCGGAACGGCTCTTTCTCTTCTGCCGTCGAGTCTTCGATCATGGTGCCCACAATGGAATCTCTGGTGACTCCCATATCGGGCATAATGGTGAAATGCAGGTTGTACCTGTTCCAGGTTTTGATGTCTTCGGGAGTGAAGTTGCGGCTTGACTGGTTAATGAATGCGTTTTTATGCTGCACGAGAACCTCCTCGGTTTCGTAGATGAAAAGCCACTGGCTGACATAGTAGAAGATTGGAGCGCAGATTATCAGAATGACGGCGGCAAGCACGAGAAAATCCCTCGTGGTTTTGCCCAGAAGTTTTTTACGGTTCATTTTTCCCATTTGTATCCTTCTCCGTAAACGGTTTTAATATAGTCGCCCGAGCCGGCTTTGGAGAGTTTCTTTTTGAGGTTTTTGATGTGGGCGTAGATGAAGTCATGGCTGTCGAGCATATCGGCCATGTCGCCTGAAAGGTGTTCGGCGATGGCTGCCTTTGACAGGACCTTGTCATTGTTGCCGATCAGGAACAGAAGAAGGTTGAGCTCCTTTCTGGTCAGTTCTAGCTTTCGGTCATTGACCAGCACGGTTTTGGTGAACACCTCGATCCTGATCTCATGGAACACCACGCTGTTGCTTCCCTTGAAGTTCCTGCGCCGAACCAGCGCCTGCATCCTTACCAGCAGTTCGGCAAGATGGAAGGGTTTGGTGAGGTAGTCGTCGGCGCCCAGACTGAAGCTTTCCAGCCTTGTCTCCAAGGTCTCTTTTGCCGATATGATTATTACCCCGTCGGTCTTGTCTTTGCTTCGAAGCTCCCTGAGGATATCAAAACCATCTCCGTCGGGAAGGCCCAGGTCAAGCAGTATGCAGTCGTAGTCATAATTGTCAATCTTATGGATGGCCTGCGCATAATTGTGCGCCGTTTCGCATTTTACGCCGTTGTCCTTGAAATAGCTCTGTATGCTTTGAGCGATATCCTGTTCGTCTTCTATGATTAAAATTTTCATGATGCCTTTTTCTTACCTCCCCATGACAGTGCATATACCTACTAAATTTAAGAATTTATGGCCAAATATGCGCTGCGGGGGATCATTTTTTTAAATACGGCACTGCCGTGCATATTACAGGATGTAATAATACGGCTCAATTTTGAATTAATTCTGAATTTTTACCTCCAGAGTTTTTTTTTTGCGCAAAAACTTCCTTTAGCTTTCCGGTCTCTGATAAAGATTCCCCCAGCAATGAAAACTGGATGCCGGGAGAATCAAATCAAAAAAAACAGAGTTTGGGTACATGCAAATGTTCCTGTTGGGCTATATTTTTCAGCGCTGGACCATGCTTGAAATTATGTTGATGCTCAATGCCAGTATGGTAGTGTTGAACATAAAGGAGAGCACCCCGTGCACCAGTGCGGTCCTTCTTATCTTCCTGTCCAGTATGGCAACATCGGACACCTGAAAGGTTGTGCCGATCACAAATGAGAAATAGACAAAGTCGAGATAGTCAGGTTCGCCTTTTCCGGGAAAATCAAGGCCATTGAGCGAATAATGCAGATTGGCGTATTTGAAGGCAAATGTGGTATGGACCACCGCCCAGGCCGTTCCCACCGATGAGAGTGTCATCACCACATGCAGCGCCAGCTCGGAGCCTGACTTCTGCTCGGCCGAAACATACAGCAGCACGATCCCCAGAAGGCTGACGGCCGTTGTAAGGAGCATGAACAGGGAAAGCACAGCGCGTCCCGAGTCCTGGTCTTTGGCATTCTTCTTGAGCTCGGCCACACGGCAGGTGAATATGGTGAACCAGGAGAAAAACAGCTGGGTGAGCGAAAAAGCCAGCCATACCGCCATGATGTGCACCGAAGGCCTGCTGGTTCCTATTTCAAGGACAACGGCTGTGAGCAGCCCCGCCGAAGCGGATATTGCCAGCCTTGACCTGTTGCTGAGCCGGTTGATAAATACTGTTCCATTCATATGAAATTATTTTTATGGCTTGTGCCGGTTGTTTGAATCCTATTGGTAAATGTTCATGTTTTCATCGTATACGGGGCTTTCCACATCCAGAAAGTTCAGCACGCTGTGAAAGACATGGTACTGCGACACCGTTTTATTGGTTTTCAGCTTTTTTGAGCCGGGAGATACCCAGACGACAAAGGGTATCTCGAACTGCTCTTTTGGAGCAATGCTCATCGGCAGGCCGTGCATGTAGAGATTATTTTCCCCGAGGGACTCTCCGTGGTCCGATACAAAAATCATCGTGCTGTCAAATTCCTTGAGCTCTTTCAGGTTCTGGATCACGCGGCTCAAAAGGTAATCCGTATAGACTATCGTATTGTCGTAGGCGTTCATCAGCTCCTCCTTTGAGCAGTCGGCAAGCTCGACGCTGGTGCAGACCGGATTGAAATACTGGAACGCCGGAGGATACTTTTTGCTGTAGCTGGGGCCGTGGCTTGTGCTGGTATGCAGCACCAGAAGTATCTTGTCGCTGCTGCTGGCCAGGATCTGCTCCCGGAAAAGGTTCAGCAGGATCTCGTCGTATGCGCATTCGCTGCCCGGACATGCAGCGCCCAGGTATTTCCGGTCCTGGTAATTTTTGATATGAAGCGGCGGCTCTCCCCAGTTGGCGGTCCTCCAGATGACCTCGACACCGTTACGGTACAGGTAGTTGGGCAGAATCTCATAGAGATCGCCGGTCTTTTTATGGTCCAGAATAGCCTTCACGCCGCCGGTGGTATAGGTTGCCGAGGAGACAGCATTGAAGATATGCAGGTTTTCAGTTTTGGAAAGCAGCGGATTGGTGTTCTTCGGATAGCCGTACAGCGAGAAATTGGCCCTTCTTGCCGATTCCCCGATGACCAGCACCACAATGGATTTCTTCCTGTTCCCGATGCGGGCATCGGGAAGCAGGATTTCCTTCTGGTTTTTCTTGTACTGGTGCACGTAAAACAGGGAAGTGTTGACCGCATAGGACCATGGCATTGCCAGCCCTCCCAATTTTTTGGAATTCTTGTCGATCCAAAGCCAGCCTGCCGAATTGATAAATACCAGCGCAAGGGCAATAAACAGGCTGCCTGAGCAGAGCAGCGCGAACCTTTTGAGGGGCTCCTTTATTATCTTTATCCTCAATAGCGCCGCCGCGGGAAGTATCCCGAGCGCGAGCACATAAAGCACCAGCCTGATCGAAAAGTAGGCGCTTGATTCCGCATAATTGGTGTTGAGGATATTCCCGATCATGCTTTCATCTATGATCACGCTGTAGGAATTGATGAAATACAGGGCTGCGGCGCTGAGCGCAAAAAAGAGCGAAATGAGCAGTCTGCCGAAAATTCCGGTAAGGTAAAGCAGCAGGTAAAAGACCAGGAAATCCAGCACCAGCATCAGCGCGATGAGGCTGGCAATGGTCATAATGCCGCTGAATCCCGCGTAATTCAGGTTCCCGAGCACAAAAGAGAAGAAGGGGATATGGAAGAACAGGCAGTTGGCCAGGCTGATTAAGGCTGCCATGCGGGCTGCCGGGAGTTTACCTTTTAACATACGCGGCGGTGATTTTATATAGTGATATGGTCAAAACGAACAAAGACAGGCAGAATATGAAAAGGTGCTCCTGCATGATCCTGAAGGCCAGCGCAAGCCAGCATCCCGTGAAGGCAATGATGAAGAAGGGGTGGTATTTCCTGTTTCCGATCCATTTCCAAATGCGGTACCTTGTTGAGATAAATATGCCGGCAAGGGCGCAGCTGTAGCCTATGATTCCCCCGACAAGAACATCAATGGGGTAATGCGCTCCCAGGGCAACCCTTGTGAGTACAAGCGCGAGACCTGCTGAAACAAAAAGTGCGCACCAGATGATCCTGTTTCGCAGCCTGGCAGGCATAAAGGCAAACATAAGGATGGAAAGCGCCGTAAAAATAGTGATCGAATGCCCAGAAGGCAGGCTGTTGTGCCCTGAGAGGGTCCTTCCGATTATGGTAAAGCTGCCGGTATCATAAAAAGCTGCCGGCCTTGGGACATGAAAGAGCTTTTTCAGCACGCTGGAAAACAGGCAGGAAACCAAAAGGGCAGAGGCAAGAGACTCCCATATCTTAGGCGCGTGCAGCACAAAAATGCTCAGCAGTGATGCCACCACCAGCGTATTTCCGGTTTCGGTGAGATTGTACTGCATTTCAGGATATTGGGACAGGGCGGCATTCAGCATAAAGAAATATTCCCGCTGGATCAGGATATACGATTCGGCGCGCAGCGCATCGAGCATGAAAAGGAATGCGGCGATGAGCAGCAGCAGCACCGCAGGCAGGAAAAAAAGCGAAGGCCGCAGCCTTGAGAAGTTGAATGAAACATAAAGATCCAAAAGGGGATTGGCCTTTTCGGACGTGATTTTTTCGATGGGCCCATCGGCATTTTCGAGGAATAACTGGCGCATTGTCTGGGACTTTGTTAATGATGGCTTTACATTGGCTTAACCAGGGCAAAACATATCGGATTATTTTTGCCGAAAGTTTACAATCCAATTTTGTAATCATCCTGAATTTCCGGACCATCATAAGCGGCGTAAGGAATTTTTTATGCTTCAATGCGCTTACATACAGCGCTTTACGGGTTTCGTTTTTTCTTCAAAATAATCTCCGGAGCGGCGGGAAAGGCGATAGGGGCAATGGAGGGATGGAGGCCAGGAATTTTACAATTGAAAATTAAAATTATATAATGGTGCGCATGTCATAATTTGCTAATTTTAGTCCGTGAAATTCATCTGCATCATACTGGCTCTGATCATAGTTGCCCTTTCCAGCATTCCATGCGAGAGGGGCGCAGGCCCGGCGCGCGGGGCGAACGCCGCTTTGAGCAGCCCTTCGGGCACTTTCCAGCCAGCAGATGCATGCTGTCCGTTCTGCACCTGCGTGTGCTGCCGCAATATCCCGGCTCTTGCGCCTGCTTTTGTGCTGCAGTCCCCTGCGGCGCCTTCAGCCGCTTTCTTATGTCCGGGCTATATGAAGCGCAATGCCTATTCCGCCTTTCGCTGCTCCATCTGGCAGCCTCCCCAGTCAGGCCGCTTTTTTTTCACCTAGGGTTCCGGAGAACCCTTAGGGTCGGATCTGCGCAGACCTGCTGCAGCTTCCGCTTTTCCATTCACGTCCAGACCGCTGCAGACGGGGCCCGGCCAATAGCGCCTGAGCCCCCGGCCGCCATTTCTGCGCTGTCCGCACCCTGCCCGCCGCCATGCTGATGGCGCGGTCCATGGCCGCAGGCTGCGGCGTGCGCGTCCGGCTTTTAAAAAACTACAGAATTACATTATGCAGAAAATATCCAAAGCGCTCTATGCGGCGGCAATGCTGCTGCTGGCGGCTGCGCTGGCTTCGAATGCCGCGCTCTATTTTTCAAAAAGGGGAATCCCGGAAACGGCGAAGGCCCTTAATATCATGACTCCCATTGTAACCCTGGCGTATCTGCTGTCGGTTATGATCATCTATAGAAGATCTAAAAAAAACGGCAGAAATGGGAAGCGCTAAAATAATATCAGCAATAAAAGAAAGGGCCAGAGTGCTTGGTCCGGGCCTCATTACGGGAGCCAGCGATGATGACCCTTCGGGAATCGCAACCTATTCCCAGGCGGGCGCCCAGACGGGTCTTGCCACCTTATGGACCGCGCTTCTGACTTTCCCCCTGATGGCCGCCATCCAGGGAATGTGCGCAAGGATCGGACTGGTCACCGGCAGGGGCCTCACCCTGACCATCAGGGAGCATTATCCCAAGGGGCTGCTGTACGGCGTGCTGCTGATGAGCTTTCCCGCCATTACCCTGAACATCGGAGCCAACATAGAGGGCATGGCTGCGGTTGCAAACATGATTTTCCCCGCTGTGCCGGTTCCGGCCTTCTGCCTATGCATCACGGCGGCGCTGATGTTTGCAATCATCACCTTTCCGTATCGGAAGATCGCCAGCATCCTAAAATGGCTCTGCCTTTCGCTGCTGCTGTACATGGCGGTGCCCTTTATGATGGACCAGGACTGGGCGGCTGTCGCGCGCAATGCCTTTATTCCCACTATTGCCCTGAATAAGGATTTTGTCCTGATACTGGTGGCCATATTCGGCACGACGATTTCGCCCTACCTTTTCTTCTGGCAGGCCACCATGGAAGCGGAGGATGCGGCCCACGGCAGGCAGGATCCCGCTTTGGGCAGACGCAGTCTGGCGGATATGAGAAAGGATGTAAATGCGGGGATGCTGCTTTCCAATCTGGTGATG encodes the following:
- the eptA gene encoding phosphoethanolamine--lipid A transferase EptA, encoding MLKGKLPAARMAALISLANCLFFHIPFFSFVLGNLNYAGFSGIMTIASLIALMLVLDFLVFYLLLYLTGIFGRLLISLFFALSAAALYFINSYSVIIDESMIGNILNTNYAESSAYFSIRLVLYVLALGILPAAALLRIKIIKEPLKRFALLCSGSLFIALALVFINSAGWLWIDKNSKKLGGLAMPWSYAVNTSLFYVHQYKKNQKEILLPDARIGNRKKSIVVLVIGESARRANFSLYGYPKNTNPLLSKTENLHIFNAVSSATYTTGGVKAILDHKKTGDLYEILPNYLYRNGVEVIWRTANWGEPPLHIKNYQDRKYLGAACPGSECAYDEILLNLFREQILASSSDKILLVLHTSTSHGPSYSKKYPPAFQYFNPVCTSVELADCSKEELMNAYDNTIVYTDYLLSRVIQNLKELKEFDSTMIFVSDHGESLGENNLYMHGLPMSIAPKEQFEIPFVVWVSPGSKKLKTNKTVSQYHVFHSVLNFLDVESPVYDENMNIYQ
- a CDS encoding phosphatase PAP2 family protein, whose translation is MRQLFLENADGPIEKITSEKANPLLDLYVSFNFSRLRPSLFFLPAVLLLLIAAFLFMLDALRAESYILIQREYFFMLNAALSQYPEMQYNLTETGNTLVVASLLSIFVLHAPKIWESLASALLVSCLFSSVLKKLFHVPRPAAFYDTGSFTIIGRTLSGHNSLPSGHSITIFTALSILMFAFMPARLRNRIIWCALFVSAGLALVLTRVALGAHYPIDVLVGGIIGYSCALAGIFISTRYRIWKWIGNRKYHPFFIIAFTGCWLALAFRIMQEHLFIFCLSLFVLTISLYKITAAYVKR
- a CDS encoding NRAMP family divalent metal transporter, which encodes MGSAKIISAIKERARVLGPGLITGASDDDPSGIATYSQAGAQTGLATLWTALLTFPLMAAIQGMCARIGLVTGRGLTLTIREHYPKGLLYGVLLMSFPAITLNIGANIEGMAAVANMIFPAVPVPAFCLCITAALMFAIITFPYRKIASILKWLCLSLLLYMAVPFMMDQDWAAVARNAFIPTIALNKDFVLILVAIFGTTISPYLFFWQATMEAEDAAHGRQDPALGRRSLADMRKDVNAGMLLSNLVMFFIILTAGSVLYPAGIRRIDTVAQAAAALEPLTGRLTYLIFAAGVLGTGFLSIPVLAGSQSYMLAETFGWKTGLDKKFHKAKLFYISIIFSLAVSVGLDFFGISAIQALLYTAVCYGLTAPVMVAVVLHIGNNRKIMGGHTNSRLSNALGAIALIIMSAAAAALLYFLFF